In one window of Bradyrhizobium diazoefficiens DNA:
- the fdhF gene encoding formate dehydrogenase subunit alpha translates to MSLIEEIDFGTPRSKSETMVTLTIDGNQVTVPEGTSIMRAAMDAGHQIPKLCATDMVDAFGSCRLCVVEIEGRAGTPASCTTPVMNGLVVHTQSERLKKLRKGVMELYISDHPLDCLTCAANGDCELQDMAGAVGLRDVRYGYEGENHVFAKSHGEINAAWMPKDESNPYFTYDPSKCIVCSRCVRACEEVQGTFALTISGRGFDSRVSPGMGESFLGSECVSCGACVQACPTATLTEKSVIEIGQPEHSVVTTCAYCGVGCTFKAEMRGEEVVRMVPYKDGKANRGHSCVKGRFAWGYTNHKERILNPMIRDRIEDPWKEVSWDEAFSFAAAKMRGIQKTYGRDAIGGITSSRCTNEETYLVQKLIRAGFGNNNVDTCARVCHSPTGYGLSQTFGTSAGTQDFDSVEDTDVAMIIGANPASAHPVFASRLKKRLRQGAKLIVIDPRRTEMVESPHVKALHLPLMPGTNVAVVTALAHVIVTEGLANEAFVRERCDWSEFEEWAAFVAQPKHSPEATAILTGVDPQTLREAARIYATGGNGAIYYGLGVTEHSQGSTTVIAIANLAMATGNIGRPGVGVNPLRGQNNVQGSCDMGSFPHELPGYRHIAGDAVREQFEAMWDVKLNPEPGLRIPNMFDAAIEGTFMGLYVQGEDILQSDPNTKHVVAALSAMECVIVHDLFLNETANYAHVFLPGSSFLEKDGTFTNAERRIQRVRKVMSPKNGMADWEVTIALAKAMGLEMNYSHPSEIMDEIAALTPTFAGVSYAKLDELGSVQWPCNEKAPEGTPVMHIDGFVRGKGKFIVTEYVATDERTGPRFPLLLTTGRILSQYNVGAQTRRTDNVIWHAEDRLEIHPHDAELRGVRDGDWVRLTSRAGETTLRAEITDRVSPGVVYTTFHHPDTQANVITTDYSDWATNCPEYKVTAVQISPSNGPSDWQKSYDEQARHSRRIAPAEAAE, encoded by the coding sequence ATGTCTCTGATCGAAGAGATCGACTTCGGCACACCGCGCTCCAAATCGGAAACGATGGTCACGCTCACCATCGACGGCAACCAGGTCACGGTGCCCGAGGGCACTTCGATCATGCGGGCCGCGATGGATGCGGGCCATCAGATCCCGAAGCTCTGCGCGACCGACATGGTCGATGCCTTCGGCTCCTGCCGGCTCTGCGTGGTCGAGATCGAGGGCCGCGCCGGCACGCCGGCCTCCTGCACCACGCCTGTCATGAACGGCCTCGTCGTGCACACCCAGAGCGAGCGGCTGAAGAAGCTGCGCAAAGGCGTGATGGAGCTCTACATCTCCGACCATCCGCTCGACTGCCTGACCTGCGCCGCCAATGGCGATTGCGAGTTGCAGGACATGGCCGGCGCCGTCGGCCTGCGCGACGTGCGCTACGGCTATGAGGGCGAGAACCACGTCTTCGCAAAATCTCATGGCGAGATCAACGCCGCCTGGATGCCGAAGGACGAGTCCAATCCGTACTTCACCTATGATCCGTCGAAGTGCATCGTCTGCTCGCGCTGCGTCCGCGCCTGCGAGGAGGTGCAGGGAACCTTCGCGCTGACCATCTCGGGCCGCGGTTTCGACAGCCGCGTCTCGCCCGGCATGGGCGAGAGTTTCCTCGGCTCCGAATGCGTCTCCTGCGGCGCCTGCGTGCAGGCCTGTCCGACCGCGACGCTGACGGAAAAATCCGTGATCGAGATTGGGCAGCCCGAGCATTCGGTCGTCACCACCTGCGCCTATTGCGGTGTCGGCTGCACCTTCAAGGCCGAGATGCGCGGCGAGGAAGTCGTGCGCATGGTGCCGTACAAGGACGGCAAGGCCAATCGCGGCCATTCCTGCGTCAAGGGCCGCTTCGCCTGGGGATATACCAATCACAAGGAGCGTATCCTCAATCCGATGATCCGCGACCGGATCGAAGATCCCTGGAAAGAAGTGTCCTGGGATGAGGCGTTCTCGTTTGCCGCGGCAAAGATGCGCGGCATCCAGAAGACATACGGCCGCGACGCCATCGGCGGCATCACCTCGTCCCGCTGTACTAATGAAGAAACCTATCTGGTGCAGAAGCTGATCCGCGCCGGCTTCGGCAACAACAATGTGGACACTTGCGCCCGCGTCTGCCATTCGCCGACCGGCTATGGCCTGTCGCAGACCTTTGGTACGTCGGCCGGCACCCAGGATTTCGACTCGGTGGAGGACACCGACGTCGCGATGATCATCGGCGCCAATCCGGCCTCCGCTCACCCCGTCTTCGCCTCCCGCCTGAAGAAGCGGCTGCGCCAGGGTGCCAAGTTGATCGTGATCGATCCGCGCCGCACCGAGATGGTGGAATCGCCGCATGTGAAGGCGCTGCATCTGCCTCTGATGCCCGGCACCAACGTCGCGGTGGTAACAGCGCTGGCGCATGTCATCGTCACCGAGGGCCTCGCCAACGAAGCCTTCGTGCGCGAGCGCTGCGACTGGAGCGAGTTCGAGGAATGGGCCGCTTTCGTCGCCCAGCCGAAGCACAGCCCGGAAGCGACCGCCATCCTCACCGGCGTCGATCCGCAGACGTTGCGCGAAGCGGCCCGGATCTACGCCACCGGCGGCAATGGCGCGATCTATTACGGCCTCGGCGTCACCGAGCACAGCCAAGGCTCGACCACGGTGATCGCGATCGCGAACCTCGCGATGGCGACCGGCAATATCGGCCGTCCCGGCGTCGGGGTGAACCCCCTGCGCGGCCAGAACAATGTGCAGGGCTCCTGCGACATGGGCTCGTTCCCGCACGAGCTGCCCGGCTACCGCCACATCGCGGGCGATGCCGTGCGCGAGCAATTCGAGGCGATGTGGGACGTCAAGCTCAACCCGGAACCAGGTCTGCGCATTCCCAACATGTTCGATGCCGCGATCGAAGGTACGTTCATGGGCCTCTACGTGCAGGGTGAGGACATCCTGCAATCCGACCCCAACACCAAGCATGTGGTCGCGGCGCTGTCGGCAATGGAATGCGTCATCGTCCACGACCTCTTCCTGAACGAGACCGCGAACTACGCCCACGTCTTCCTGCCCGGCTCGAGCTTCCTCGAAAAGGACGGCACCTTCACCAACGCCGAGCGCCGCATCCAGCGCGTGCGCAAGGTGATGTCGCCGAAGAACGGCATGGCCGATTGGGAAGTCACCATCGCGCTCGCCAAGGCGATGGGCCTCGAGATGAACTACAGTCATCCGTCCGAGATCATGGACGAGATCGCCGCGCTGACGCCGACCTTCGCCGGCGTCTCTTACGCCAAGCTCGACGAGCTCGGCTCGGTGCAGTGGCCCTGCAACGAGAAGGCGCCGGAGGGCACGCCGGTGATGCATATCGACGGCTTCGTCCGCGGCAAGGGCAAGTTCATCGTCACCGAATATGTCGCGACCGACGAACGCACCGGCCCACGCTTCCCGCTGCTGCTCACCACCGGGCGCATCCTCAGCCAGTACAATGTCGGCGCGCAGACACGGCGTACCGACAACGTGATCTGGCATGCCGAGGACCGGCTGGAGATCCATCCGCACGACGCCGAACTGCGCGGCGTGCGCGACGGCGACTGGGTGCGGCTGACAAGCCGCGCAGGCGAGACGACGCTGCGCGCGGAGATCACCGATCGCGTCTCACCGGGCGTCGTCTACACGACCTTCCATCACCCGGACACCCAGGCGAACGTGATCACGACCGACTATTCGGATTGGGCCACCAACTGCCCCGAATACAAGGTCACGGCGGTACAGATCTCACCATCGAACGGCCCATCGGACTGGCAGAAGAGCTACGACGAGCAGGCGCGGCACTCCCGTCGCATCGCGCCGGCCGAAGCTGCGGAGTAA
- the fdhD gene encoding formate dehydrogenase accessory sulfurtransferase FdhD has product MHVPVQAIDREIWRDGVASEGARLIPEETPLALTYNGGTYAVMMGTPQNLEDFAVGFSLDEGIIKSVDDITSLDVVRLDEGIELRMWLEQDNAARISERRRHIAGPTGCGICGIDSIAEAVRPAAIVPQGQTFTPEQVMVAMQAIAPLQSINVQTRAVHAAAFWSPSNGIVALREDVGRHNALDKLAGSLARSRTNASTGMVLLTSRVSVEMVQKTAAIGAPVMVAVSAPTALAVRTADAAGITLIAIARNDGFEVFTHPGRVSARRASEIMNVVA; this is encoded by the coding sequence ATGCACGTGCCGGTCCAGGCCATCGACCGCGAGATCTGGCGCGACGGTGTCGCGTCCGAAGGCGCGCGGCTGATCCCCGAGGAGACGCCGCTGGCGCTGACCTATAATGGCGGCACTTATGCCGTCATGATGGGGACGCCGCAGAACCTGGAAGATTTTGCCGTTGGCTTCAGCCTGGACGAGGGGATCATCAAGTCGGTCGATGACATCACGTCGCTTGACGTCGTCCGTCTCGACGAGGGCATCGAGCTACGGATGTGGCTCGAGCAGGACAACGCCGCACGCATCAGCGAGCGCCGCCGCCACATCGCAGGTCCGACCGGCTGCGGCATCTGCGGCATCGATTCGATTGCTGAGGCCGTGCGGCCTGCGGCGATTGTCCCGCAGGGTCAGACCTTCACGCCGGAACAGGTGATGGTGGCGATGCAGGCCATTGCGCCGCTACAGTCGATCAACGTCCAGACCCGCGCGGTCCATGCCGCGGCATTTTGGTCGCCATCGAACGGCATCGTCGCCCTGCGCGAAGACGTCGGCCGTCACAACGCTCTCGACAAGCTCGCAGGTTCGCTGGCGCGCAGCCGGACCAACGCAAGCACCGGCATGGTGCTGCTGACGAGCCGTGTCTCGGTCGAGATGGTGCAGAAAACCGCAGCCATCGGCGCGCCGGTCATGGTCGCGGTCTCCGCGCCCACCGCGCTCGCGGTTCGCACAGCGGACGCCGCTGGCATCACGCTGATCGCGATTGCCCGCAACGACGGGTTTGAAGTGTTCACGCATCCGGGCCGCGTCTCGGCTCGTCGTGCCTCGGAGATTATGAATGTCGTCGCCTGA
- a CDS encoding formate dehydrogenase subunit delta: MSSPDRLVYMANQIGTFFKSQGHDKAVPGIADHIKKFWDPRMKRAIFAHLDAGGAGLEPNVLEALTSLKPATFLPEAH; the protein is encoded by the coding sequence ATGTCGTCGCCTGACCGCCTCGTCTACATGGCCAACCAGATCGGAACGTTCTTCAAAAGCCAGGGCCACGACAAGGCCGTGCCGGGAATCGCCGACCATATCAAGAAATTCTGGGATCCGCGGATGAAGCGCGCCATCTTCGCGCATCTCGATGCGGGCGGCGCGGGCCTCGAGCCAAACGTGCTCGAAGCCCTCACCTCGCTCAAGCCGGCGACTTTCCTTCCAGAAGCGCACTGA